The genomic region ATGTATACCTGCTTTGTTTTGTAATAATGGCAACGCATAAAATGCCCTAAAACTTAAACTATTACCATCAATTAAAATTAGTTTATCCACGCTTTTCCCTCCAACACCGTTTGTTTATATTTTATCACAGAACTCGTTTTATCCATATCATATGCCATTGTGGTACTTATCCTTAAGTCACTTGTACAAGAAAAGGCGACTTAAAATAGATAATCAACCTATATTAAGCCACCATGTATTAAAATATAAAACGCACCTAAAAAACTAGCTTGGTAAAATCACTCTAAATGTAGATCCAACATTTAGTTCAGATTCAACTTCAATATGGCCACCATACCCTTCAACGATATGCTTAGTAATCGATAAACCGAGTCCAGTACCTCCAGAATCACGACTTCTAGCTTTATCAACACGATAAAATCGTTCAAATATTCTATACTTATCTTCTTCTCTCATGCCGATGCCTTCATCAATCACTTCAATAATTTGGCTATTCGTTACATTATATACACGTAAAGTAACGGTTTTATGCGGAGAAGAATAGTTAATTGCATTTGACAATAGATTAACAATGACTTGTGATATTTTATTTTCATCAGCCATTGCTAAAACATTTTTTTGAACCGCATTTTTCAAGGTAATGAATTTATCATCAGCAATAGGTTTGATAACTGACAACGACGATTCTGCCACCTGTGATAAATTAATCTGATGTTTTTCTAAAGTCGAAGTCTGTTCAATCTTAGACAAATCTAACAAATCTTCTACTAATGATTGAATTCGGTTAGATTCTTTTAAAATAATACCTAAAAACATGTCTAGAGATTCAGGATCATTTTTAGCACCGTCAATTAATGTCTCTGTAAATCCTTTCATTGATGTAATCGGCGTCTTTAGCTCATGAGAAACATTCGCAACAAAATCACGTCTTAAATTTTCGAGTTTTTTTAATTTAGTGATATCATGTAAAACAACGACCATACCCTCAAGTTTCTTTCTTGTACGAGATAAGATTGGAACACAAGATGTATCAAAAAACTTTTGATGTATATTATTAACATAAAGTTCAACTTGACCATGAACAGCCTGTTCCGTTCTGAATCCCTCGACTACCAGTTTTTTTAAAGTATCATTTAAAAATTGTTGATAATTTTTGTTTTCAACATTGTCACTCTGATTAAATATTTCATAGTACGTTTGATTAGCGACTACAATCTTTCCATTTTTATTGATCATTAATACTGCGCTTGGAATATTTTCTAAGGTTGTCACTAATCGATTACGTTGAATTTTTTGCGCACGATTTAGCGCTTCCAATCGTCTTGCCAAAACATTGATAGTGACATATAAATCTTTTGTTTCTTTGACACTACTCTCAGGTACACGTACTTTATAGTTACCTTCCGTTAATAAAGATGCAGCATATGATACCTCGTTAATCGGTTGAATATATGTACGATTAATATAACGCACTGAAAAATATATGAGCGCAATGATAAACATCCCAACCAAGATGAGATATTTCCAAAACTCTAATTGCAAGTTATAAACCATTGTATATTTACCACTAATTAATATTGTAACGTCATTATTCTTATAACCGAATAAATACTCCCCTTTTTTACCATTTAAAATATAGGCACTTGTTTCTGTCGATAACTGATTAGTGATTTCGCGTTCCCGTTTTTCTATTGAATAATTATCACTCGAATTAAACTTATATTTACGATTGCCTTCTATGATAAGCATATTAGCTTTATAAATATCAGACAACAGTTGAATTCGAGCATCATTATTTTCGTAGTGTAATGACAGAATTTGTTGTGATTGTTTCGTTAATTCATTTTTTTGATCTTCAACTGAGATGGTATAAATCGCATTATGTACAATAAATCCTAATAGAAGAAAACTTACAACAGTAATTGTTGTAAGTATTATTAATAATTTATGATAAAATTTAAGCATTTATTTAGGTCTCTCCAATTTATAGCCTAAACCACGAACCGTTTTAATAAATTGAGGTTGTTTAGGATTTTCTTCAAGTTTATCACGCAAATGGCTTATATGTACATCTACTATACGAGAATCCCCTGCAAATTCATAGTTCCAAACTGAGTTTAACATATGCTCTCTAGTAATAACACGTCCTTGTCTTTCAACTAGATAGAGTAATAGTTCAAATTCTTTAGGAGTCAGCTCAAGCAATTCATCGTTGCGATACACCTCAAAGAAGTCCGGCCGAATTCTTATCGCCCCAATGACAATATCTTCATCTTGTTCGGAGCTATTTGCAACTTGTGTATATGAAGAGCGTCGCAAAATCGCTTTAACACGTGCAACAACTTCTCTTGGCGAAAAAGGTTTTGTCATATAGTCATCCGCACCTAGCTCAAGACCTAAAACACGATCAAATTCATCGTCTTTAGCTGTTAACATTAATATAGGGACTTGATTCTTGTCAGACCTTATAGTCTTACACACTTCAATACCATCTTTTTTAGGCAACATAACATCTAATACAATAAGATCTGGTTTTGTTTCTTCAACTTTTATTAACGCTTCTTCACCATCTTGAGCAATTTCCACAATATACCCTGCTTGTTCAAGATTGTATTTTAATAATGTAACAATGGATTGTTCGTCATCAACAACAAGCACTCTTTGAGCCATGACGTTACCTCCTAATCATCTTTTTCTTCATTATAACTTAAAATCAACTTAAAAATCATATGTCATTAAGTGATTTTACAGTATCTTAATACAATCATTACATAAAGTTAAAGTTATATTCAATTTCTCTTTTAAATTGATAATATTTAAGCCCTTTGATTAACAACTTGATAATTATATTAAAAAAAGGATAAGATTGACCTTTTTTGGCAATCTTATCCGAAATTGATTAAGCTATAGATTTATTACAAATTTTGTATTAATGCATCTGCAAATTCAGATGTTTTAACTTCAGTCGCACCTTCCATTAAACGAGCAAAATCATACGTTACTACTTTTGAAGCAATCGTTTTTTCAACTGATTGCGTGATTAAATCTGCAGCTTCTTGCCAACCTAAATGTTCTAACATAAGCACACCTGAAAGTAATACAGACGATGGATTAACTTTATTTAATCCTGCGTATTTTGGTGCTGTACCGTGAGTCGCTTCAAAAATGGCATGTCCTGTTTCGTAGTTGATATTGGCACCTGGTGCAATTCCTATACCACCGACTTGAGCAGCAAGAGCATCAGAAATGTAATCACCATTTAAATTCATTGTCGCAACTACATCATGATCTTCTGGGCGAGTTAAAATTTGTTGTAAGAAAATGTCAGCAATTGAATCTTTAATTACAATTTTACCGTCTTTAACCGCTTGATCTTGAGCAGCATTTGCTTCGTCTTTACCTTTTTCATCAACGATTTTGTCATATTGTTGCCAAGTAAACACTTTATCTCCGAATTCTCTTTCAGCTAAATCATAACCCCATTGTTTAAATGCACCTTCAGTAAATTTCATAATGTTACCTTTATGCACTAACGTCACAGTTTTTCGGTTATTATCTAAAGCATATTGAATCGCTGAGCGAACGAGT from Staphylococcus felis harbors:
- the pnpS gene encoding two-component system histidine kinase PnpS produces the protein MLKFYHKLLIILTTITVVSFLLLGFIVHNAIYTISVEDQKNELTKQSQQILSLHYENNDARIQLLSDIYKANMLIIEGNRKYKFNSSDNYSIEKREREITNQLSTETSAYILNGKKGEYLFGYKNNDVTILISGKYTMVYNLQLEFWKYLILVGMFIIALIYFSVRYINRTYIQPINEVSYAASLLTEGNYKVRVPESSVKETKDLYVTINVLARRLEALNRAQKIQRNRLVTTLENIPSAVLMINKNGKIVVANQTYYEIFNQSDNVENKNYQQFLNDTLKKLVVEGFRTEQAVHGQVELYVNNIHQKFFDTSCVPILSRTRKKLEGMVVVLHDITKLKKLENLRRDFVANVSHELKTPITSMKGFTETLIDGAKNDPESLDMFLGIILKESNRIQSLVEDLLDLSKIEQTSTLEKHQINLSQVAESSLSVIKPIADDKFITLKNAVQKNVLAMADENKISQVIVNLLSNAINYSSPHKTVTLRVYNVTNSQIIEVIDEGIGMREEDKYRIFERFYRVDKARSRDSGGTGLGLSITKHIVEGYGGHIEVESELNVGSTFRVILPS
- a CDS encoding response regulator transcription factor; this encodes MAQRVLVVDDEQSIVTLLKYNLEQAGYIVEIAQDGEEALIKVEETKPDLIVLDVMLPKKDGIEVCKTIRSDKNQVPILMLTAKDDEFDRVLGLELGADDYMTKPFSPREVVARVKAILRRSSYTQVANSSEQDEDIVIGAIRIRPDFFEVYRNDELLELTPKEFELLLYLVERQGRVITREHMLNSVWNYEFAGDSRIVDVHISHLRDKLEENPKQPQFIKTVRGLGYKLERPK
- the icd gene encoding NADP-dependent isocitrate dehydrogenase, giving the protein MSEKIIKTESGLQVPNEPIIPFIIGDGIGPDIWSAASRVIDEAVKKAYNGDKKIAWKEVLAGQKAFDETGEWLPAETLDTIKSYLIAIKGPLTTPIGGGIRSLNVALRQELDLFTCLRPVRWFQGVPSPVKRPEDVDMVIFRENTEDIYAGIEFKEGSDEVKKVIEFLQNEMGAKNIRFPETSGIGIKPVSKEGTERLVRSAIQYALDNNRKTVTLVHKGNIMKFTEGAFKQWGYDLAEREFGDKVFTWQQYDKIVDEKGKDEANAAQDQAVKDGKIVIKDSIADIFLQQILTRPEDHDVVATMNLNGDYISDALAAQVGGIGIAPGANINYETGHAIFEATHGTAPKYAGLNKVNPSSVLLSGVLMLEHLGWQEAADLITQSVEKTIASKVVTYDFARLMEGATEVKTSEFADALIQNL